A window of Cohnella herbarum contains these coding sequences:
- a CDS encoding MBL fold metallo-hydrolase, whose translation MKVQMLGTGSAFAKAFHNNNALFTVDGRRLLVDCGITAPKALHELGYSFNDLDAVLITHIHGDHIGGLEEFAFQMKFIYGRKPTLYIADTLAEPLWENSLKGGLQQNPSDTLSDYFVLRPIAEGIVHELLPGLQVELIATNHIPNKANYSLLFNGFFFYSGDIVFDGELLESLVSKRGVQLIFHDCQLHPPGVVHACLSQLLTLPAHIQERLYLMHYGDDQPEFIGRTGLMRFIEQQKTYELARLTFAGQSGMIE comes from the coding sequence TGCTTTGTTCACCGTCGATGGCCGCCGCCTATTGGTGGACTGCGGAATAACCGCCCCCAAAGCGCTTCACGAGTTGGGATACAGCTTCAATGACCTGGATGCGGTGCTTATCACCCATATCCATGGCGATCACATCGGGGGCTTGGAAGAGTTTGCTTTTCAAATGAAATTTATTTACGGCCGTAAGCCGACCCTATATATTGCCGATACGTTAGCGGAGCCGTTATGGGAAAATTCGCTTAAGGGCGGACTTCAGCAGAATCCGTCCGATACGTTGAGCGATTACTTCGTGCTTCGCCCGATCGCGGAAGGGATCGTTCATGAACTCCTCCCCGGTTTGCAAGTGGAGTTGATCGCAACAAATCATATTCCGAACAAAGCCAACTACTCTTTGTTGTTTAACGGTTTCTTTTTCTATTCCGGGGATATCGTTTTCGATGGCGAATTGTTGGAGTCCTTAGTAAGCAAGCGCGGAGTACAGCTTATCTTCCACGACTGCCAATTACATCCGCCGGGCGTTGTTCATGCTTGCTTGTCTCAATTGCTGACACTCCCTGCTCATATCCAAGAGCGACTGTATTTGATGCATTATGGAGATGACCAACCGGAATTCATCGGGCGCACCGGTCTCATGAGGTTCATTGAGCAGCAGAAGACTTACGAGCTCGCTCGGTTAACATTTGCCGGACAATCCGGTATGATAGAGTAA
- a CDS encoding ArpU family phage packaging/lysis transcriptional regulator, producing the protein MTHNSINKRSIRKRNSCNQLCREVVELRIDEIDDVTITAEFSKKTKDTKKTVLEFIVKGDVSVEHSFELYKLAGDDVTLTIEKSSISTEFKQASKGVTGKINPDGTVDVDGNQMSFDERFRGPTGLTSDSTASIAIRNVDEPEMRHMFIDKVDRCVNRLPELQKKIIKLKYMQDEEIYDYQVYQIELGIAEGTFTKFKWKAFEKLAGNFI; encoded by the coding sequence TTGACGCATAATTCAATAAACAAACGATCGATTCGAAAAAGGAACTCATGCAATCAGCTTTGTCGGGAAGTAGTTGAACTTCGAATCGATGAGATCGATGACGTTACTATCACTGCCGAATTCAGCAAAAAAACGAAGGATACAAAAAAGACTGTTTTGGAGTTCATTGTAAAAGGTGATGTTTCAGTTGAACATTCATTCGAGCTTTATAAGCTGGCTGGGGATGATGTAACGCTAACGATTGAAAAATCGTCGATTTCGACCGAGTTCAAGCAGGCATCTAAGGGAGTAACTGGAAAAATCAATCCGGACGGAACGGTCGATGTCGACGGCAATCAAATGAGCTTCGACGAAAGGTTTCGCGGTCCAACGGGATTAACAAGTGATTCGACGGCTAGCATCGCGATTCGGAATGTAGATGAACCTGAGATGAGGCATATGTTTATTGATAAGGTTGATCGCTGCGTTAATAGACTTCCGGAACTGCAGAAGAAAATTATTAAACTGAAATATATGCAGGACGAAGAAATTTACGATTACCAGGTGTATCAGATCGAGCTAGGGATCGCCGAAGGGACATTCACCAAGTTCAAATGGAAAGCTTTTGAGAAGCTGGCCGGGAACTTTATATAA
- a CDS encoding DUF4177 domain-containing protein, with translation MEKWEYMTHKTEMQSGWVDHVETYNDELNSFGEQNWELVSSYTIDSRGTTLAIISVFKRRKA, from the coding sequence TTGGAAAAGTGGGAATATATGACTCATAAAACGGAAATGCAAAGTGGTTGGGTTGATCATGTTGAAACTTACAATGATGAACTAAACAGTTTTGGGGAGCAAAATTGGGAACTAGTCTCTAGTTATACTATTGACTCTAGAGGTACTACATTGGCGATTATTAGTGTATTTAAGAGGCGCAAGGCATAA
- a CDS encoding tail fiber protein — protein sequence MPELTSHIGLKKPLKTEIADITVLNENMDVIDLAIGDLTSVPTIAKDAAGAITELFEALENADIPDATLTTKGKVQLSSATNSTAENLAATPKAVNDVMNVASTALPKSGGQITGLLRVETTGREISAGSWVDLSANSSGYGLIAQNCYTSNSNEYRFSNSHATMGARGIRFNHASITMEYFDTGAIATTADAIFTPTWISMRPDTAATANRTVLRDSAGRAKVAAPVAMDDIARLAEVNTRLPLSGGNMTGPLNTTGSVGAISSAGGGAQFSVNSDGTPGSAAFAMFHRPGLFAGHFGIDTDNKWKVGGYSAGAVAHELWHDGRLRVNANKLQFYNGGAWNTVAGYGSGKTGTSVINAEVAKTVLVINVSGQGSLKQLATYSNVGLSYTTQVIIDGILVYEVAVAGENRLLYHTPTGFEYNEKRNFDLAFNSSLVVQVIVPIAGAGYSVTARYAYEVL from the coding sequence ATGCCTGAACTGACCTCGCATATTGGTTTAAAGAAACCTTTGAAGACCGAAATAGCGGACATAACCGTATTGAATGAAAACATGGATGTGATCGATCTGGCTATTGGGGATCTAACGTCGGTGCCGACTATTGCTAAGGATGCGGCCGGGGCGATTACGGAATTATTCGAAGCTCTTGAAAATGCCGACATCCCCGACGCCACGCTGACGACAAAGGGTAAGGTGCAACTCTCCAGCGCTACGAATAGCACAGCCGAGAATCTAGCGGCGACGCCAAAAGCAGTTAATGATGTCATGAACGTGGCTAGCACCGCTCTGCCTAAGTCGGGCGGACAAATTACCGGGCTGTTACGCGTAGAGACCACTGGTCGCGAGATCAGCGCCGGATCGTGGGTTGACTTGAGCGCTAACAGTAGCGGATACGGGCTAATTGCACAAAATTGCTACACGTCAAATAGCAACGAGTACCGTTTTAGCAATAGTCACGCAACTATGGGCGCGCGCGGAATCAGGTTTAATCACGCCTCGATTACGATGGAGTATTTTGACACTGGCGCGATAGCAACGACGGCTGACGCCATTTTTACGCCGACTTGGATATCTATGCGTCCGGACACGGCTGCAACGGCTAATCGTACTGTATTGCGCGACTCCGCCGGTCGGGCCAAGGTGGCTGCTCCTGTAGCGATGGACGACATTGCTAGGTTAGCAGAGGTTAACACGCGATTACCATTATCAGGTGGCAATATGACGGGGCCACTAAACACTACAGGAAGCGTTGGAGCTATATCAAGTGCGGGAGGTGGGGCGCAATTTAGCGTGAATAGTGATGGTACCCCTGGAAGCGCGGCATTTGCTATGTTTCACAGACCGGGATTGTTTGCGGGTCACTTTGGTATCGATACCGATAACAAATGGAAAGTCGGCGGTTACAGCGCAGGTGCAGTAGCGCATGAGCTGTGGCATGATGGACGATTACGAGTTAACGCAAACAAACTTCAGTTCTATAATGGGGGGGCGTGGAATACAGTGGCAGGATACGGAAGCGGTAAAACAGGGACGAGCGTTATCAACGCTGAAGTAGCAAAAACCGTACTAGTAATCAATGTTAGTGGCCAAGGCTCTTTGAAGCAGCTAGCAACTTACTCCAATGTCGGCTTGAGCTATACGACACAAGTTATTATTGACGGGATTCTTGTGTATGAGGTCGCAGTAGCAGGAGAAAATAGATTATTGTATCACACCCCTACTGGGTTTGAATACAACGAGAAAAGGAATTTTGATCTGGCTTTCAATAGTAGTTTAGTAGTACAAGTTATTGTACCTATTGCAGGCGCCGGATATTCTGTAACTGCTCGTTATGCTTACGAAGTTTTATAA
- a CDS encoding XkdX family protein: MDWYGTVKRLYDAGRYHPEDVAKFVIAGKINEQQYETITGEIFEAPQPKRGLFYRIGLR, translated from the coding sequence GTGGATTGGTATGGAACGGTAAAGCGACTTTACGATGCTGGACGGTATCACCCGGAAGACGTCGCTAAGTTTGTCATTGCGGGAAAGATCAACGAGCAGCAGTACGAGACGATTACAGGTGAAATATTTGAAGCTCCGCAACCTAAGCGGGGCCTATTTTATAGGATCGGTTTACGATAA
- a CDS encoding MBL fold metallo-hydrolase gives MRTARTTLLLLSTFLLSTNIAMAHPGATDAKGGHTCRTNCAKWGLEDGEYHYHNGNGSTQTPTPTESPNSSGDAKLKADKIKPPAKGKLSVYFLNVGQGDATYIKTPAGDDILIDAGKNEAGDVVVDYLKQLGVDDLEIMISTHPDADHVGGLDTVLTHFKVESVYAPKVSHTTDTFKDFLLAVKKEGLTIKEAKAGVTLPLKGVKASFVGPVKAYGDDLNEWSAVLHLAYGTNAFLFTGDAEKKSEADMIAAKKTLKADVLKTGHHGSVSSTSPALLKAVSPKYAVISVGDNSYGHPAATILNRLKSANVTTYRTDLNGTVTAISDGKKISFLKVK, from the coding sequence ATGCGCACAGCACGAACAACTCTATTGCTGTTATCAACCTTCCTGTTAAGTACTAACATCGCTATGGCACATCCTGGAGCTACGGATGCCAAGGGCGGTCACACCTGTCGCACGAATTGCGCGAAGTGGGGACTCGAAGATGGGGAATACCACTATCACAACGGTAACGGCTCGACACAAACTCCCACGCCCACAGAATCGCCCAACTCGTCCGGAGACGCTAAGCTCAAAGCCGATAAAATCAAGCCGCCTGCCAAAGGAAAGCTATCCGTGTACTTTCTTAACGTCGGACAAGGCGACGCCACGTACATAAAGACGCCCGCCGGGGATGATATCCTGATCGATGCCGGAAAAAACGAAGCCGGAGATGTCGTCGTCGATTACTTGAAACAATTAGGAGTGGATGATCTAGAAATTATGATATCCACCCATCCCGATGCGGATCACGTCGGCGGGCTCGATACGGTGTTAACTCATTTTAAGGTCGAATCGGTATACGCCCCCAAAGTATCCCACACGACGGACACGTTCAAAGACTTCCTGCTGGCGGTTAAAAAAGAAGGGCTAACGATCAAGGAAGCGAAAGCCGGCGTTACCCTCCCGTTGAAGGGCGTGAAAGCATCCTTCGTCGGTCCTGTCAAAGCTTATGGAGACGACTTGAACGAATGGAGCGCCGTTCTCCATCTCGCTTATGGAACGAATGCCTTCCTCTTCACCGGAGATGCCGAGAAGAAATCGGAGGCCGACATGATCGCTGCGAAAAAGACGTTAAAAGCCGATGTCTTAAAAACCGGACATCACGGTTCAGTCTCTTCGACGAGTCCAGCATTGCTGAAAGCCGTCTCGCCCAAGTATGCGGTCATTAGCGTTGGCGATAATAGTTACGGACATCCGGCGGCAACGATATTAAACCGGCTTAAATCCGCTAATGTTACGACCTATAGAACTGACCTTAACGGAACGGTTACAGCGATTAGCGACGGTAAAAAAATATCTTTCCTGAAGGTGAAATGA
- a CDS encoding DUF3006 domain-containing protein: MMERGVIDRFEDETAVIEVDGTTRDFPRASLPNEAKVGDVVVIDNGEIRLDRQDTSKRNSEINRLMDELFE, translated from the coding sequence ATGATGGAACGCGGCGTAATTGATCGGTTCGAGGATGAGACGGCAGTCATTGAAGTGGATGGTACTACTAGAGACTTCCCTAGGGCCTCATTGCCGAACGAAGCGAAGGTTGGGGATGTTGTCGTTATCGACAACGGAGAAATCCGTTTGGATCGACAAGACACCTCGAAACGTAATTCGGAGATTAACCGCCTCATGGATGAACTGTTCGAATAA
- a CDS encoding S-layer homology domain-containing protein, with the protein MSKVLKTPVMLLMLIAIFSMAIGGSAYASKDSKSNSIRYKSSISVSAAVTMIVEGLNLNIDNIRFIKQPMASDYYTKVKDNASYAEHFIIAQFNGLGLPKDIDPNSKVTREQFSYWLFGALSHKGSYAWIDIYHSFADAEQVTNVYRDSIQKLLISKIATLDSKQKFHPRSNITRTEAATMINRTLKFIKTTPPVTPPETAVLSDAHLATDKETDSVTRVTLSVTAPHRGYGLEITGIQFVKGEAVIQYRAIQPDPDMMYPQALAKITAVTYIPSGFKAILGQEQPIAPFPGK; encoded by the coding sequence ATGAGCAAAGTTTTGAAAACACCTGTAATGTTGTTAATGTTAATCGCTATATTCAGCATGGCGATCGGCGGCTCGGCTTACGCGAGTAAAGACAGTAAATCTAACAGCATACGGTACAAGAGCAGCATTAGCGTCTCCGCTGCAGTCACAATGATCGTGGAAGGTTTGAACTTAAACATCGATAATATCCGCTTTATCAAGCAACCGATGGCAAGCGACTATTACACGAAAGTCAAAGACAACGCTTCTTACGCGGAACACTTCATCATCGCGCAATTCAATGGGCTAGGGCTACCGAAAGATATCGATCCGAACAGCAAAGTCACGCGGGAGCAATTCTCTTACTGGTTGTTCGGAGCGCTAAGCCATAAGGGATCGTACGCCTGGATCGATATTTACCATTCATTCGCCGATGCGGAACAAGTGACGAATGTTTATAGGGATAGCATTCAGAAGCTGCTTATTTCCAAAATCGCTACCCTCGACAGCAAGCAAAAATTCCACCCGCGCAGCAACATCACGCGAACGGAGGCTGCCACGATGATTAACCGGACGCTTAAGTTCATCAAGACTACCCCTCCGGTGACGCCTCCGGAAACCGCCGTGTTAAGCGATGCTCACCTCGCCACGGATAAAGAAACGGATTCCGTCACGCGGGTTACGCTTTCCGTGACGGCCCCGCATCGCGGTTACGGACTCGAGATTACCGGCATTCAATTCGTGAAAGGCGAAGCCGTCATTCAGTATCGGGCGATACAACCCGATCCGGATATGATGTACCCTCAGGCTCTCGCCAAGATTACTGCGGTCACCTATATTCCATCGGGATTCAAAGCCATATTGGGACAAGAGCAACCAATAGCTCCTTTTCCAGGTAAATAA
- a CDS encoding uracil-DNA glycosylase: protein MGTGLAHPNLRNDWGKWLEDEHAKPYYIELLERIEEQYRECVVYPPRNDIYRALELTPYEKVRVVILGQDPYHGPGQAHGLSFSVQKGVKLPPSLKNIYIELQEDIGCTAPNHGFLEHWSQQGVLLLNSVLTVRESLPNSHRKLGWETYTDRIISLLNERETPIAFVLWGKHAQDKGRYIDSSKHLVLNSVHPSPLSAYGGFWGSKPFSQCNAFLMRNGLEEIDWRIPD, encoded by the coding sequence ATGGGTACAGGATTAGCACATCCGAATTTGAGGAATGATTGGGGAAAATGGTTGGAGGACGAACACGCGAAGCCGTATTACATAGAGCTGCTTGAGCGTATTGAAGAGCAGTACCGCGAATGCGTCGTGTATCCTCCGCGCAACGATATCTATCGGGCATTGGAGCTGACGCCTTACGAGAAGGTAAGGGTCGTTATCCTCGGCCAGGATCCCTATCATGGACCGGGACAGGCGCACGGGCTGAGCTTCTCGGTGCAGAAGGGCGTGAAGTTGCCGCCGTCGTTGAAAAATATATATATAGAGCTGCAGGAAGACATCGGCTGTACGGCTCCGAATCACGGTTTTCTGGAACATTGGTCGCAGCAGGGGGTTCTCCTCCTGAATAGCGTCCTTACCGTCCGGGAAAGCCTTCCGAACTCGCACCGTAAGCTCGGTTGGGAGACGTATACGGATCGGATTATCAGCTTATTGAACGAACGAGAAACCCCGATCGCATTCGTGTTATGGGGCAAGCATGCGCAAGATAAGGGGCGGTATATCGATTCGTCGAAACATCTTGTGTTGAATTCGGTTCATCCGAGCCCGCTGTCTGCATACGGAGGCTTCTGGGGCAGTAAACCTTTTTCGCAGTGCAATGCTTTTCTAATGCGTAACGGTTTGGAAGAAATCGATTGGCGAATACCGGATTGA
- a CDS encoding putative holin-like toxin codes for MDIFQTLSVIFAFGVFLISLLTYIEKRK; via the coding sequence ATGGATATCTTTCAAACGCTCTCAGTCATCTTCGCTTTTGGTGTGTTCCTCATTTCATTGTTGACCTATATTGAAAAGAGGAAATAA
- a CDS encoding YycC family protein yields the protein MRRIPLSADTAVKLAEYMKVPLEHLMHMPQHILLQKLAEMAKSQTGDSEKNLETEETKSE from the coding sequence ATGCGCAGAATACCACTCTCGGCGGATACGGCGGTTAAGCTTGCGGAGTATATGAAAGTTCCGCTCGAACATTTAATGCATATGCCGCAACATATATTGCTACAGAAGTTAGCGGAAATGGCGAAATCCCAAACTGGGGATTCGGAGAAAAACTTGGAAACGGAAGAAACGAAAAGTGAATAA
- a CDS encoding extracellular solute-binding protein, which yields MNKRIRKWTMTGLTLSLLVPTLAACNTSKESEGDNRRTLRIGTMYGSKQDETYFRQQFTDMFEFTHNNIDIEVVPAIDYSEMQFEDQSKEREQPDPLERVKAIMTGTNQVDVMIFDMSMLGQLVNENLLKQLDPMLKEEKIDTTEFVPAVIDGIKDAGNGFLYALTPTFQPSALYYNKKLFSKAGVEPPKDNMSWDDVFNLAKRMKSGTGKDAVFGFSFNQWGSSENFWDLQNFAAPLQLRMFDEKAETMTVNTPQWEAVWKAVTDLYKDHVTPRQEDMQYDQPQGENVRYNPFQGRLFLNGKVAMTIGDYSMINEIQQMNDNADKLKIEKLDWDVVTAPFHAGMTGVGGSMYMGSLSGINATAANPDDAWEFVKFMNGKDWAKLKSRSTYEMSARKEFVKVRDGMSYNVEAFTKMKPAPQMISSLKDQQLYREKPNLQMVTELGSRAYSEVIQGKKTVKEALAQWETKGNDLLQKIKTNPKGQIEGIFEENGEGMSPEKRAVMEAAGEAVIVN from the coding sequence ATGAACAAAAGAATTCGCAAGTGGACGATGACCGGACTGACGTTGTCCTTATTAGTTCCTACATTAGCGGCTTGTAACACGAGTAAAGAAAGCGAAGGGGACAATCGGCGCACGTTACGCATCGGAACGATGTACGGCAGCAAGCAGGATGAAACCTATTTCCGCCAGCAATTCACCGATATGTTCGAGTTTACCCACAATAATATCGATATCGAGGTCGTTCCGGCTATCGATTACTCCGAGATGCAATTCGAGGATCAATCCAAGGAACGCGAACAACCGGATCCGTTGGAGCGGGTTAAGGCGATTATGACGGGAACGAATCAAGTCGACGTCATGATTTTCGATATGAGCATGCTTGGTCAATTGGTTAACGAGAATCTTCTTAAACAGCTCGATCCGATGCTTAAGGAAGAGAAGATCGATACGACGGAATTCGTTCCCGCGGTAATCGACGGAATTAAAGATGCAGGAAACGGGTTCTTGTACGCCCTGACGCCTACGTTCCAGCCTTCCGCGCTGTATTACAACAAAAAGTTATTTTCGAAAGCAGGCGTAGAGCCTCCTAAAGACAACATGAGCTGGGATGACGTGTTTAACCTGGCAAAACGGATGAAGTCGGGAACCGGGAAAGACGCAGTATTCGGATTCTCCTTTAATCAATGGGGTTCTTCCGAAAACTTCTGGGATCTTCAGAACTTCGCCGCTCCTCTTCAGCTAAGAATGTTCGACGAGAAGGCCGAGACGATGACGGTAAATACGCCACAATGGGAAGCCGTTTGGAAAGCGGTGACGGATCTGTATAAGGACCATGTGACGCCTCGTCAAGAGGATATGCAGTACGATCAACCGCAGGGCGAGAACGTACGCTATAACCCATTCCAAGGCAGGCTATTCTTGAATGGCAAAGTGGCGATGACTATCGGCGATTACAGTATGATCAACGAAATCCAGCAAATGAACGACAATGCCGATAAGCTGAAAATCGAGAAGCTCGATTGGGACGTTGTTACGGCACCGTTCCACGCTGGCATGACGGGAGTCGGCGGAAGCATGTATATGGGCTCTCTTTCCGGAATTAACGCGACTGCGGCTAACCCGGACGACGCTTGGGAGTTCGTGAAATTCATGAACGGCAAAGATTGGGCGAAGCTGAAGTCCCGCAGCACTTACGAAATGTCGGCGCGCAAAGAATTCGTTAAAGTACGCGACGGAATGAGCTACAACGTCGAAGCGTTTACGAAGATGAAGCCAGCTCCGCAAATGATCTCATCTCTTAAGGATCAACAACTGTATCGTGAGAAGCCTAACCTGCAGATGGTTACCGAACTTGGGTCGAGAGCTTACTCGGAAGTGATCCAAGGCAAGAAAACGGTTAAGGAAGCGTTGGCGCAATGGGAAACGAAAGGCAACGACCTGTTGCAGAAGATCAAGACGAATCCGAAAGGCCAGATCGAAGGGATCTTCGAAGAGAACGGCGAAGGAATGTCGCCTGAGAAGAGGGCGGTCATGGAAGCGGCCGGAGAAGCGGTTATCGTTAACTAA
- a CDS encoding ABC transporter ATP-binding protein, with protein sequence MITCEGLVKIYKADDLEVVALQGLNLSVKPGEMMAIIGNSGSGKSTLLNILGGLDRPSAGQVQVGPWNLLKVNDEDLVKYKRDTVGFIWQNNARNLLPFLSALENVEMPMMFSGKLDRPYAKQLLEWVGLKDRMHNKLQQLSGGEQQRVAIAISLANRPQLLLADEPTGSVDSRTSDVIMDIFRRFNRELGLTIVIVTHDLSLAGKVDRVVAIRDGLTSTEFIKRNPNLDLSLPLSEGQNQEEVHEAFVVVDRVGRLQVPKEYLQALSIGDKATMEFDGDKIVITKPKSLEEDQSA encoded by the coding sequence ATGATTACGTGCGAAGGTCTCGTAAAAATATACAAAGCCGACGACTTGGAGGTCGTAGCTCTTCAGGGACTCAATTTGTCCGTCAAACCCGGAGAAATGATGGCTATCATCGGCAACAGCGGAAGCGGGAAATCGACGCTTTTGAATATTCTTGGTGGGCTTGATCGCCCTTCCGCGGGTCAAGTTCAAGTCGGTCCTTGGAATCTGCTTAAAGTGAACGACGAGGATTTGGTGAAGTACAAACGGGATACGGTCGGATTCATCTGGCAGAACAACGCCCGCAACTTGCTTCCGTTCCTAAGCGCGCTCGAGAACGTCGAGATGCCGATGATGTTTTCCGGCAAGCTTGACCGGCCCTACGCGAAGCAATTGCTGGAGTGGGTAGGACTGAAAGACCGGATGCACAACAAGCTCCAACAGTTATCCGGGGGGGAGCAGCAGCGGGTGGCCATCGCCATCTCGCTCGCTAACCGCCCGCAGCTTCTGCTGGCGGATGAGCCGACGGGATCCGTCGACTCCCGCACGTCGGATGTCATTATGGATATTTTCCGCAGGTTTAACCGAGAGTTGGGCCTTACGATCGTTATCGTAACGCATGACTTGTCGCTCGCGGGCAAGGTTGACCGGGTCGTCGCGATCCGCGACGGTTTGACAAGTACGGAATTCATTAAACGTAACCCAAATCTCGACTTATCGTTGCCTTTATCCGAAGGTCAGAACCAGGAAGAAGTTCATGAGGCGTTCGTCGTCGTGGACCGGGTCGGCAGGCTGCAAGTTCCGAAAGAGTATCTACAGGCGTTATCGATCGGCGACAAAGCTACGATGGAGTTTGACGGCGATAAGATCGTAATTACGAAACCGAAATCCCTAGAGGAGGATCAATCCGCATGA